A region of Deltaproteobacteria bacterium DNA encodes the following proteins:
- a CDS encoding HlyD family efflux transporter periplasmic adaptor subunit, whose product MQSNPFLQEPAASRNKRQQLDHLLRVTAPHERVILAGVGLALLGLMGWVLFGTVVRTVTIDGVLIKPGSRHEVVSNEPGHLLEFVVAPGDRVKAGDAIARQSLPRLQRELAALRQRVDLLESGTRQTGNEGNVTGPLLHSARVALLQTEARRAARELIVSPHEGEVMTLRTAPGEFLDSGDVVAQVRAVEEAPLQAVLRVKPPQAHRIHPGMKALVEVAMPGGVTSELQGEVAFVTPGPLPRWLASLPPRVPDSAYRVDIVLRGAAPSPVRDGAPCRVSIVLGRHSPAALFDSGRS is encoded by the coding sequence ATGCAAAGCAACCCGTTCCTCCAGGAACCCGCCGCCAGCCGGAACAAACGCCAGCAACTGGACCATCTTCTCAGGGTGACGGCGCCCCATGAACGCGTGATTCTCGCCGGCGTCGGGCTGGCGTTGCTGGGGCTCATGGGCTGGGTGCTGTTCGGCACGGTTGTACGCACGGTTACCATCGACGGGGTGCTGATCAAGCCGGGCTCTCGGCATGAGGTGGTCTCGAACGAGCCCGGACACCTGCTGGAGTTCGTGGTGGCCCCCGGAGACCGTGTCAAGGCCGGGGATGCCATCGCCCGACAGAGCCTGCCGCGGCTGCAACGCGAGTTGGCCGCCCTGCGTCAACGCGTGGACCTGCTTGAATCGGGGACGCGCCAAACCGGGAACGAAGGCAATGTCACGGGCCCGCTGTTGCACTCGGCCCGGGTCGCGCTGCTGCAGACGGAAGCCCGACGCGCGGCCAGGGAGTTGATCGTCAGCCCGCACGAGGGTGAGGTCATGACGTTGCGAACCGCTCCAGGCGAATTCCTGGACTCGGGAGATGTGGTCGCGCAAGTCCGCGCTGTGGAAGAGGCGCCGCTTCAGGCGGTGTTGCGCGTGAAGCCACCCCAGGCGCACCGAATTCACCCCGGCATGAAGGCTTTGGTGGAGGTCGCGATGCCCGGCGGCGTCACGAGCGAGTTGCAGGGCGAGGTAGCTTTCGTGACCCCCGGACCGCTTCCGCGCTGGTTGGCTTCGTTGCCGCCCAGGGTCCCGGACTCCGCGTATCGAGTCGACATCGTCCTGCGCGGAGCCGCGCCTTCCCCTGTCCGGGACGGCGCTCCATGCCGAGTAAGCATCGTACTCGGGCGCCACTCTCCCGCCGCACTCTTCGACTCGGGGCGTTCCTGA
- a CDS encoding ornithine cyclodeaminase family protein translates to MALLIRAEDAADIVTMEEAIDAVEAGFRELGDNAELNAPRRRVMTREGARVSVHPGGVPSLGGIGVLAHSEFVATSRENQTYDHAGRPCVVLFDTRDSSLKGVLVGRFGVKGVPATRATQLRTSATSAVGTRHLAREDAAVLALLGAGAEAQYHLLAFAAIRNFTKVKLFCRTPETRTAFCEEMQPLVSCELVPVDSAREAVRGADVVLTATNSNVPVFDGSWLEPGVHVTSIVGGNVGLMNAGLIKQRRREIDDTTIERADVIVANSREQAVQDQQGDFYEPVEKGLLQWDQVGDLSDLLTGRIPGRTASDQITLFKNNAGQGVADIAIASRIFVLASSREIGIEF, encoded by the coding sequence GTGGCGCTACTGATCCGGGCCGAAGACGCGGCCGATATCGTCACCATGGAAGAAGCCATCGACGCGGTGGAGGCCGGGTTCCGCGAGCTGGGCGACAACGCCGAGCTCAACGCCCCACGGCGCCGGGTCATGACCCGCGAGGGCGCCCGCGTGAGCGTGCATCCCGGGGGCGTCCCCAGCCTGGGCGGCATCGGCGTGCTGGCCCACTCGGAGTTCGTCGCCACGTCCAGGGAGAACCAGACCTACGACCACGCGGGGCGCCCATGCGTGGTGCTGTTCGATACCAGGGATTCTTCCCTCAAAGGGGTCCTGGTGGGCCGTTTCGGCGTCAAGGGCGTGCCCGCCACCCGCGCCACCCAACTGCGCACCTCCGCCACCAGCGCGGTGGGCACCCGCCACCTGGCGCGGGAAGACGCCGCCGTCCTCGCCCTCCTCGGCGCCGGCGCGGAGGCCCAGTACCACCTGCTCGCCTTCGCCGCCATCCGGAACTTCACCAAGGTGAAGCTCTTCTGCCGCACCCCCGAGACCCGCACGGCCTTTTGCGAGGAAATGCAGCCCCTGGTGTCCTGCGAACTGGTGCCGGTGGACAGCGCCCGGGAGGCCGTCCGGGGCGCCGACGTGGTCCTCACCGCCACCAACTCCAACGTCCCGGTGTTCGACGGCTCCTGGCTGGAACCCGGCGTCCACGTCACCTCCATCGTCGGCGGCAACGTCGGCCTCATGAACGCCGGCCTCATCAAGCAAAGGCGCCGCGAGATCGACGACACCACCATAGAGCGGGCCGACGTCATCGTCGCCAACTCCCGCGAGCAGGCCGTCCAGGACCAGCAAGGAGACTTCTACGAGCCCGTGGAAAAAGGCCTCCTCCAGTGGGACCAAGTCGGCGACCTGAGCGACCTCCTCACCGGCCGCATCCCCGGCCGCACCGCCTCCGACCAGATCACCCTGTTCAAGAACAACGCCGGACAGGGCGTCGCCGACATCGCCATCGCCAGCCGGATCTTCGTTCTGGCCAGTTCGAGGGAGATCGGCATCGAGTTCTGA